TCACAAAAACAAGAATCTCTAGAATAGAAAGTGGGGCATTTTCCTCCTTGGGGCAACTGAAAATTCTTGATCTTGGTCTCAATGAAATTAATCAAGAGCTCACAGGTCATGAGTTTGAAGGTCTCAATAATATAGAATATATTTACCTTTCTTACAACAAAAATGTGACTTTGCGAAGtgaatcatttatttttgttccaagTCTTAAACAACTGATGTTAAGGAAGGTAGGTTGCAATAATCTGGCAATTTCTCCTTCACCTTTTCATCCCCTACGGAATCTGACGGTCCTGGACATCAGCAATAACAACATAGCAAACATAAAGGAAGACTTGCTTGATGGACTTTACAAACTCAGTATTCTGGATCTGCAGCACAATAATTTAGCACGACTTTGGAAACATGCAAATCCAGGAGgccctgttctttttttaaaagacctTCCTAACTTGCatattcttaatttaaaatcaaatggcTTTGATGAGATTCCAGTTCATGTTTTCAAGGGTCTGCATCAGTTAAAAAACTTGGATCTAGGATCAAATAATTTGAATTTGCTGCCAGCAACTTTATTTGATAACCAAAACTCTCTAAATACATTGAACCTTCAGAAAAATCTAATAACCTCAGTTGAAGAAGATGTGTTTGGTCCAGCTTTCAAGAGTCTGAGAAGACTAGAGATGGATTCCAACCCATTTGATTGCACCTGTGAAAGCATTGCTTGGTTTGCCAGTTGGCTAAATGTCACTCAAGCATATATACCTGGATTGCAGACTCAGTACATTTGCAACACCCCGCCTAAATATCACAGTACTCTGGTGTTGCATTTTGATACCTCAGCCTGCAAGGACAGCGCTCCATTCAAGCTTCTGTTTGTGATCACTACCACTGTTGTGatgcaattcattttctttgttcttctcatACATTTTGAAGGGTGGAGAATAGCATTCTATTGGAATATTTCTATAAATCGAATACTTGGCTTTAAAGAGCTTGACAGACTACAGGAAGAGTTTGATTATGATGCCTATGTTATTCATGCAAGAAAGGACACAAATTGGGTGCTCAAGAACTTCACCtctctggaagaaaatgagcaatttCAAGTAAAGTTTTGTCTAGAAGAACGAGATTTTGAAGCAGGAATATCTGAATTTGAAGCTATAATTAACTGCAtaagaaagagcaggaagattatttttattgtgactGAACATCTCTTACAGGATCCGTGGTGCAGGAAGTGAGTAGAAtataaaatactgaatgtaaGGGGAAAATTTATTAGCAGATTTTAAACAAGATAATCTTTTCTTGCAATTTAAATCGATtaaaatgcaatgcaaattCTCCTTTAATATATCCTACTTTTGGAACAGTTACAAATTTAATAATCTTAATTGCTCTACATGTACATTAGTAGATATTTGAATCTATCTGTATatatgtcttctttttctttccaaaaagtCAAACTGTTACCTTTGCAGATAGCTTTCTTTAAAACTATGTGTTTGAAACAGAACAGTCATTGGTGTGATCACTAGCATCCATTTTTATACAACTTTAAGAAActtttttcactgctcttcAGCAGTGATCTTGAATTTGAAGGAACCTTGCTAATTATGGCTATGTCAAGACAGTAGATTTAGAGGATGCTTTATCCTTTATTTAAAAGGTAACTGATTTAATGTAAGAATGAGAATTTTATATCATAAATAACGAGATATTTATTTATGAGAATAATAAATGAGAATTTAATATCATAAAACATGCATTAATACTTCACTTTGAATTTAGACCCTGATTTTACAGCATGCTATTATGTGCACTATTGAAAGATCTATTTGTCTTTTGTCTCCAAGCCTGAACTTAaaattttgtcttatttttccttcaggtttAAGGTGCATCATGCTTTACAGCAAGCTATTGAACAAAGTCGAGACTCCATCatactcatttttcttcataatataCAGGATTACAAGTTGAATCATGCACTTTGCTTGAGAAGAGGAATGTTCAGATCTCGCTGCATCTTGAACTGGCCAGTCCAGAAGGAAAGAATCAATGCATTTCATCAGCAGTTAATGATGGCACTTAAATCTAATAGTAAAGTGCATTGAATTCAGTTTTCTGATGTTAGAAAACTAGCAGGTCTTCAGtaaagactgggaaaaaaaaagtttgataTATTGGAATAAGTCCCTGAATGTTGATAATTTATATTTACTTGTATGTACTTGCTGATACTGTAGCTCACCTGCACTGAAGTAATCACAGTTGATAGTCATCTGTTTGTGCATCAAGAAGGTGAGAAATCTGAAAAGTTGTGAGAATGACTGAAGACCTAGAGAAAATATCCATCTGATGTAATGCAGAAAAGCCACGGACTCTCTGCTTTAACGGGGTACATAGAAAAGGATGCAATGATAAAATATCAAATCCTGTCAAGAAAGCAGAATAGAAACTACCACCTGTTTTTAAATCTCTAAGGAAAATAGATagaaaacaaacttgaaaaTTTTTCTATATTAAGTACAGTAACATGGAAATTATTTCTATAACTAAAGCCTTTGAAAAGGGATAAATCTGGTGGAATTCTTTAGTGTAATTTATTATATATTCATTTcgtattttcttccttgaaatacTTTACAGAGACTTGGGGTAGTTAGCAATTGCATAATATTAAGGTTCAGTCTTACAAGCTAGTACCTTGATCTGGAGAGAGCAGAGAACCAGGAAAGCATGATCCAAAATTTTGTTTATCATGTTTGATGTTCATTGCGATTCTATGGAACATTGAGTCCAATTTACTGTAAAGTAGACTTTAGACTGTCATTTGAATATTCCTATTAATGTTTAATTGCTCCTTTGatggttttttggttgttttttttttgttgttttgttttgttttgtttttttgtcttttgttgttgttgtttggtcCTCCTTTAGCTCAggaatatttttgcatttacattttttcccccctagcATTTCCCTCGTCAATTTCATTACTACCGTTATGACAAGAACTCTATTCTATGGCTTTAGAAAATAGATTTCTAAGAGTTCCATGCTTAAAGTTTtaagcagtttttgttttttttgtttttttttatctgttataCATGCAGATAAAAAAAGAATCAGTAGGCTTCTGTGTCCCATGATAATAAAATACGaagaataataatgaaatataaatttaatgAAGTGGATTTTGCATGCACTAGTTGAGTTGAAAGCAAAGTAGGCTACTTTCACTGGCTCAGAAAGTcctgaagtgaaaacaaaaggctttgTTTACAGGTGAAGTGATAGATGATGATTCCCTAATTACACTAATAGGATTATCCCATTGTGATGCTTTCATCTCATCTTTCCATCCTTTTCAGGGTAAGCGACAAATTCTCTCTTCACACATAGACCATGAAAGCTGAGGAGGCAAGGCAGTAAAGATGGGGTGCCAGGGATTCACCTTGTCAAttgttctttctcttatttaaaGACCAACACATGAAAGGGTGCCTATGTTTCCTAACCCTGCAAAGACAAAATATAGCAGGATTTCTCATTTTACCTCAATGTGAATTGTTTAGAATATCTTCTCATTTCACATGCACATTAAGCTGGAGAGAATCTGCTAAGAAACACTGAGGTGAAACGTGATACTAGAAGTCAAATCAAATGATCAAATGGTCTTTTCTGGCCCTTTAACTGATAAATGACAGCTCTTCTAAATTCTATAAAGATACCCTTGCAACTACAACTTCCTACAAAACTGGTCTCTCAACAGTGGACAGTTGTGTTATGGATACTTTTGCAACAAAGCTAACACAGACTAAGTGCAATTGCTTGtaaatgatattttttattttattttaaatgacagtatgttaaatattttagttttgacagtttaaaataatttgcaagagaaaaaaatattgtaaatgGTCACGATAAGAATTAGGGTAATgttcaacaaaaaaaagcatgaaagcattAAGCACAGGGCCAATAGTAAAACATGAATATACTCGGCACAGCATTTTTGTACAACACTTCCCTGTTTGCCTGGTCCTCCTTGTTTTACTCCTACACATTTGTTTGACAGTATTATTGAGGGTAAATAAATGGTGAACAGTTAAATCATTTTAGGATTAGCACTCCATTTCTGAACTGCCCAAATTCTATATAGTGGGTGGCATCAGACCACACCATAATGCTAAGAAGACAGAGATCAACTGGTTGAAAAGCAATACAGCAGTAGTAGCATGAAAGATACTATCTCAGACTAAAGAGGAATGATAAGAATATCTAAAGAGGTAGAATGCTTGAGTAAGATAGAATGTTCAGGTGTGCAGAGCTGAGTTAGAATCTCTCTATTCCTGTGGTTCTTGGATTATGGGGAGTACTGAGTGAGTTCATGACATTCATAATCAATTCTGTTCCAGAGTAAATGAATGAATCTTCATGAATCTCTTTTACTGAAGAAGTCCATTAGCACTCCAAGATTCCAAATAAGGGATATTCAGCTAGGACAAATAAATGATGCACACCAAAAGTGCTTTGGTGAATTTCATTGTGACAGGGTGAGGAATCGATGCAAATTTGGATGCTTTTATGGACCTTTTCCTGCTAAAGAgtcccttcctctctttcttatAGTCCCCCTCTAGATAGTGAAGGTTTTTTTGACGTGTTGTCCtggaattatatatatatatgaggaAGTGTGAAACCcttcagcctgtgctgctcttctggTTGCTGACAGAGGCTGTGTTAGCTACCACAGTCTAAGCTGGCACATTGTTTCCCTCTACCATAGAACTGGCCATCAGCGTGCCCAATTTGATGCTGCTACAACCACACTTCTCCCTATCCAGACAGACAGCTCTACAGTGCTAGTGCAGTGTTTGCCCCAACCCACACTGGCTGTTCCTGaccctgctgctctcccagtcACAGAGGCTGGGCTGGTGCCATCTTTGCACATGGGtatttcctgctgcagctgcctggcaCGCTGTGAAAGGCTGCTGGAGGAGTCACTCACCCTGCTTGCCTCTTAGTCTTTCCTAGTGCAGATAGGAGTGCAGTGGATGAAGAAAGGGCTTGAAGTGGGACACTGACACGCTGTCAGCTGATTTCTATCCTTCAGGGTGAGGTGGACTTATTAATTAATGGGAAAAtgtcatcttttatttcctttgctcagAGGCAGTATTTCACACCTGACCCTACCACAAGGCGTAGGCTGATGGTTCTGCTAGGCGGTGCATGCCCgctgggtttgtttagcctAGCAACGCccgaggggaggggaggagaggacaAGGCCGGGCAGGGCTCGCAGGTTGGGGGGAAGGGGCTCCCGCCCTGCTGCCATGAAGCTGGCGGCGCTGGAGCTGGGCTCCCTCCTGGTCTGGCTGCGCCGCTCCGCTGCGGGTCCCAACCCGGCCGCCCCCAGTCCTCGCCCGCCCTCCGGAGGCGGCTGCATCCCGGCTGCTGGCGGGCGTCCCCCGCGCCCGCTGCCCGCCGTCACGGAGGAGGCCGGGAGCTGTGCGGGCAGCAAGGCGCTGCTCATCACACTGCCCGACATCGGGGAGGAGGCGGTGGCGGAGTGCGATGCCGAGGAGACAACGCGCAGCTCGCGAAGCCCGAGGTGAGAGCGCCCGGCGGAGTCGGGAAGGGGCAGTGGGGGTCTGTGGATCCCCGTTCTCCTCCGCAGGTACCTCCTATACCGAACCGTGGGATGAGCCGTGCAGCTCTGCTTGGGGGGACGCTGCTCAGTCCCGTAGGGAGCAGAGAGGGGAGCGGGGAGCAGTCTGAGCCCGAGGGAGCGCAGGGAGTACCGAGCTCGGGAGGAGGATTCGCCGGGAAGGTACGGCGAGAGTTGCTGGAGGCACTGGGAGAAACCCAATGAGTCACTAAGGTGTGGAAAATCATGCTGGAGTGCTTGTGTACTGAATTTTCAAGCTTAATGCTAGCAATGTTAGGTTTTTCTGCCGTACACAAACTAGCTGGGTATGCAGGTAGGACTCAGTTGTCAAGCAGAAAGGTTTCTTAGCAAGCTTGTTTGACTGTTAGAAGTGCATAGCAACAATGTGTCGAAagtcactgctctgctttgaggAGAAGAGgctggttggtttgtttttcttcgTGTTTGTTCGAACTGATCTGCTGATATCAAGGAGTCACTTTAATGGCTGTGTTGCAAGGTACGGTTAATGAGGTGATCATCTTCCAAACTTCTGCCTCCTCTGTGGCTTGTCAAATCGGAGCATGCCATCTCTTAACCTTCTTCCCCTAAGTATCCTGAGCCTGTCTGGCTTTCCTTCTGAGGGCACCTCTGTACCCCAATCCTGTTTGTGGCCTTTTCCTGATTCCGATGACACCTGGAGATGTAGGACCAGAACTATGCATAGTGTTCTCTGTGCAGGTGCCGTGAGGTTTTGCATCGTGACAAGATGATGCCTTTGAGTTCTGTTTAGGTGTCTGTACAAGTGTGGGCCAGAGTTTTGTTGGTGGCTTTGGTTGTTACTATGTACTGAGCCCATGACAAGGCCAGGACTGCTTTCTGAACTGCAGCTAGAGTCCCAGTGCCACCATCACGTAAAGGTGCTTTAGCTTGTCAGTTGttactcaggaaaaaaaatgaggaggTATTTGTAAATACATTTATCTGGGCATTAATGAATttattgattctatgattctattttatcaaaccacacacacacacaaaattaaaaaacataaccCACAAATGAATAGAAATATAATTGACTGATAGCTAAGCTATGTAATGCTGTGAGAGTGATACAGGTAGAAACTGTCCTTATTACTTCCTTTGCCCCCCATTTAATGTAGTTGGTTTAGTCTCAGAATGAGCTGTAAGCTCCTCTAGGCTTCTCCCATCCCCCATTTGTATAGTATAGTAGCCTTTCTAGAACAGTGAGATTAACCCGCTTTGAGTTGTATTGGTAAAGTTCTGTGCAGAACTTCTCTGATCTTTTGTACAAACAATATCCAAACCAAGTTATTGTTTCTTGTCTGTAatttcccctttatttatttactatgaAAAATATAGCTGAGCACAATGCTGTTTGAGCTGCCATTCcttttaaatgctgcttttaaaaaatacataataatttaaaaaattaagggATAAAATTAACTCTTCACCAAATTGCTTTTACTGGGATGAAGAATAAACCTTTTATTTCAagctggctctgtgcagcaaaatgcttatttcaggttgctgctgaaatgcttcAAACTGATATCTCATTATTCCTTAACTGTTACACCTTTGTATGCATGGTGGcattccaaatattttattcatagcAGTCAAGCTTATTCTAATAAGGTATTGTTTgtcttcagaaagaacaaaaccagaccAGAAAGATGTAGAAGAAGGAATAAGATACATCACTTTGACAAGGAAAGCCTATACCTCCACATTAGCATTTTTTAATTAGGTGGCTTCACTTAAGCTTTTAGAAGAAGCATCTTAATTAAATATTGAACGCTTTAGAATTCCTTGCCTACAGTTCAGATTTGAATTTGTGAGCTACAGAATATGGTATTATGTTCTTGGTAGCTAGGCTTATAGAGTTTTTGATTATCCAAATGGAATTCCTCTGTAACAAGCATTAATGGCATTAAAAACATTCTAGAAGACACTGAAAGTATAGTGGACATTTGTGTTGATAACAGTTTAACTAGGAGTCATTGGTTAATAAACAAAAGctttaatattatatattatcttttttttttttttctttagatgcTGACAGACTAATAGCAATCAAAATACACTGGGAAAGCAAAATAGTGAACATTTGGCactgatttcttcctctttcccaaATACTCTGAGTATTTTGTGAGATCTATGATGACTCACATTTAATCCTAGTGTGGTGTTGGGCTATACTATAGTGATTTCATATTCTTCTAATTCCACTGAATGAGcagcaatttaaaaattatagttatttatttttgaggaaaaaatctGACTGCATGTtcaaaaaatgctgtttggGAAAAACGTTGCTGTATAAGGTCAcaaaactgctttggaaaatcaCAAGATGCCTTATGTTATGCTTACCATGACATAGGAGTAAAACCAAGAtgcacagatttctttttaaagaaacattattGGTAACCTAGAGATAAAATGGGCAAGGGTTAAGTCATGCAGCTTAGAAATGGGTAACATTTTGTTGGAAATGGTTGTACTGCTTCCCATGTTTTAGGATGATTCTGGCACATGGGAAACCTGCTTGTGAACCAGATAGAACAACAGCAGCTTTACCTGATTTTTCTCATGATGCTGTATGGTATGGAATAAATGTTTGGCCAACTTAGGCCAGCTGTCCTGTTTCTGTCCCTTCCCATCTTCTTGTGCTCCCTTGGCCTCCCCTTGCTAGTAGGAGTGCACAAGAAGTTGAAGCATCtttggctctgtgcagtgctgctcagcaacaactaaaacatccCTATGTTATCAACATTGGTTTTCTCCTGAAGCTACAACAgagcatcataccagacactatgAAGGAGAAAAGTCCAACTCTGTCCCAGATGAAACCAGGACACCCTTGCTGTCACCTCCCTCAGTATTCTGGTGGGAGTGATCGGTGCTGTGAAATTGCCAGCTTCATCCTTGGTGCACTGGGTCATGAACATTTAGATACTATGCAGTAAATAAAGGACAAGGCTTCTTAacaaagacatttatttctttatttatagGATAAATCATTCTGCCTTTTAGGACACCCAGCTTTCTTTGTCCACTGAATAAAGCAGAGGAGCTGTAGAGGAAAAAAGCGATATATGATGATATTCAACACTCATGCTCTCAAAGATTCCAGTATGGGAATTCATGTGGCAGTCAACTGGCAGCCAGCTTGGACAGAGTCAGAGCTCATCTAATGTTATACTGTGAAATTGAATCTGTGGGCTAACAGTACAGACTATCTGtaacaaatacatttgttaaaagttgaaagtaattattttgtttcacattGGAATTATTACTTTTAAAGTTGGTAAGAAATGCAAATTTAGATGTAGAATATGCATGCTGTAATTTACTGCatttcatgtaaatatttatgactTCATTCTTCCATGGGGTTTTATCTGAAAAATCTGACGTAATGAGATTTTCTGAGTTTTTAGGAGAGAAGATAATAACAGACTTTCTTGTTCTGCAGTGAAcctatttctttaatattacTGACAAAGAAGCAGCCTCTGGCTGCAGGCTGACCTCTTTCTGCAGTTTACCCCCGCTGACAGACTTTGATCTTCAGAGCATTAGGCCAGTGTAGGTTTGGCAATTTACTTTGCTTGATGTTTGTAGCTGACTTGTGGTCAAAATACTCACAGAAAATGGCTGTGCACATGAGGGATTTCTCACAGATGGACAGCAGGAGATGATCCTTCGTCTGTAGGTAATCCCTCTGCTCTGGCTGACAGACCTCTCTTCCAACTTATTGACTAGACTGAGCACCTGTGTCTCAGAACATACGAGATCTGCTTTTTAATGCTTCCTGCTAAGGAAATAGAATGCTCTGGAATAAggatgtgctgctctgggaaTTTGCTGAGGGACTGATTAGTGCCTGAGCTAAGAAGTGGAGGAGATGGATACATAGTGCTTGGGGCATTTCAATGTATCTTAATTTTTGATACCAAAGGCTACAGTGTTGTAGCACTTCTTGGTGTTCGATACTGAAAGCTATTTGGTAACCTAGCTGACTAAACAGTGTTTTGAACATTCACTGTTACTACAAGTGAGTAAAggtgaaaatacattttcattgtgTGAACTGCAGATTAGGTGCAAGCTGGGTGCAATGGACATTGAATTCATCTGTTGTTGGCCATATGACCTGGGCCTGCCCTGCCTTCTATCTGtccagtgttttcttctcacaACTCAAAGAGGTGATTTCCCTACTATATTTAGCTTGGTTCAGCCTCTTCTTGTGGAACTTTAAGCACCACAATATTAGAAGGATGTTAAGGTAATATGAAGTGACCTAAAGAGGGCATGGAGGGCATGTGGGGAGGGGCTGAGGTGAGGGATGGGTTGaccagcctggagaagaggaggctgtgaggtgacctgagtggggaagcagagagaggtgcttgctctgctcctgggaacCTATGGCAGGGTAGAAGTGACACAGAACTAGCCCTAATAGAGGTTCAGATTGAAAgtaaggaaatatttatttaccatGAGGGtgatcaaacactggaacaggcttcctagtgAGGTGGATGATGTCTCATACCTGTTACTGTTCAAGAGACTTTTGGACAGTGCCCTTAATAATGTCCTTGAACTTACACTTAGCCCTGAAGTGCTCAGACTGTTTGTCTTAATTATGTTTGTACGTTCCTTCCACTGCACTGCATTCTGTTCCATTCTTTTCCTTAGCACTTAATTAGACTCTAAGATCTTCCCACACTTGTGTCACTTGTGTACTGCTGTGTACTGCAGACCTGTTTCTGCACAAGCTTTTTGAAGACTTTCTTTGGAAAACTCAGTGCTTGGAACAAGAGAACTGCTTGTTCTGAGTGATTTATTGTATGCCTGATTTTCTTCAGAGATTagtgaacagaaatgaaaaaaaaatctgacattcTGATGAACTAAATCTGttataaaaaagaataagataGTCATAGAATTGGCAAATTTACATCAGTAATAAGAAGATGCAGGGAATTTCTCATGGATCACTTCCAGGTGTTTTGTTGGGTTGCTGCTCTCTCCTTGTCTCTGCTGGCAGACACTTGATACTGCAGCAATAAATGCCACCTATCAGatctaaagaaataaaacactttccCTAAGAGAGTAATTAGCATTCTTTACTATCACAGTTAATCAAGAtgataggctttttttttttgaatgttaattcataatatatattaaaaagccAGATTTATTTCCGTAAATAGGAGAAATACTTAATATGCAGATTTTGCCCTcgaaaattatttttccagaaccaagtattgtatttctgttttcattttcttagttAATCAAGATTATATATGTACGTAAGTATGAAGTATTAACCAAGTTCATGCCTCTTTAAGGGCTTTATAATTTTGAAACCACGACCTTCCTGtcaacataaagaaaataacagcctTGTGAGAATGATAGTGTGGCTACACATTTGGCcttcattttcaaagccattGTTTTCACTGCTGGATAGAATTTAAGTTTACTGGgttcactgtaaaaatatttttctctataATAAGATAACATTTAGAGGGTACCTTCTTACAATAATacacataaagaaaataagaccTCATATTTTCTAATGAGACTCTAAGTTAAGGAATTATTTAACACTTCCGTGTACTCAGTAATGTAATCTTTGCAGGTATACAAGATTTGCATCATTTTCTCAGACTAGACCATGTAGCTGTAAACTAGAGGgcagtgttgtgttttttaaagccACATCCTTAAGCTGAAGAACTTCAAGATAATTAAAactgttcctttccttttatgagcacatatatatatatatatattttaaaatactttctaagCAGGTTGTTACTAAACTGTAACAATCCTTTTCAATAAGGAAATAGTTATTATGACACCTGTTCATGGCAACACTATTTTATGTGCTTTATATTTGTTTCACGCTTTATTTCTACCAGGGTAGTTGTTAAATCCTATATGATGGGTAGCCTTATTAACCTGAGCCATGTGGTGTGTTGTTGTTGGTTATGGataacctttaaaaaacaaacaaaaagaaatgtaagacATAAGCAGCCAGCGCAGCTGTGCCAAGTTTTCCAGTGAAGTAAAGGAGTAATGAAAGACTGTGTGTTAAAAGCTGCAAGTACagagctgtttgtgttttggttCTGATGTCCGGAGATCTGCTGATGTTTGGATCTGGAGGCAGTGGCTGAATTCTAAAACCCTGCTGTTAATACTCCTGAGCAATGGCTCATAAGGATtaacctcagtgattctaatGATGGGTGGTGTGGCTGCTTCTGcaatacaaatgttttctgtgagaAGGTAACAGCCCTGACTTGCACAAAGTATGAGCATTCCCCAAACAGTCTTATCATCAAGGTATCACTAATCCACACATAGGTTCAAAGGTAGCAAGTGGAATTTCTACAAAATTGGGTGGtatgttaaaaagcaaacagtagGGAAAACTGGTCAGAATCCTTAATTCCTAGTTTTAGATAAAGTCAGTACTTCCTTAAACAACCAGCAAGATATCTGAAaccactgaaatgtttttgaagttgCTCATTAACActtcagagcaaaaagaaaatcaccagTGGGTCCAGAGTGGCACTCATCAGCCATCAGCCAAGACTTActgttattttctgtgctgagcCTTGTTAACTGTCAAGTCTGCTTCACAGTCCACACCATTTTCAGTAATGATAAAGATAATGTCTTGCTGGAAGTGAGAAGGCAAATATTTGCTACGCTTTCTTccaaggtaattttttttttttttttttttttttttttttcccactccaTAATTAAGCCATGTCATTTTTGAGCAAACAGACTGGACAGATACTACAGCTgtctttaaataattttctgtgaATGTCTACATGAAATTTCTATTAAATTTCCCATGATTCTACTTTCTTTGTGCATCAGCTGGAGCAACCTCAACTAACCTATTCTGGGAATGACTTCTTGAGGATTACCACAATTTTCTTAGCTTTGAGAAAGCTGAGGAATAGAGAGCATGAACAGGAACAGACATTGTCATCtgcctttgtttcctttaacaAGTAACAAAAGCCAAACTGAGCCAAACCGAGAGGTTTCAGTAATTCCTGTGGTCACTGGGTTTGTCTCATTGGCAGTCTGAACTGCTAAAGGAAGGACTGGGTGCTGTCGTGTTGACCACATGTAACAGTCCTCAGCTCCGCATGCTGCTGCTACAACAGTCTTCAGGTACAGCTCCTATAAGGTCGCTCCTATAAGATGTCACTAATGACATTCAATACTGTGTGTTACATGTAGCACTTTGTGGTCACTGAAGTTGTTAAGAGGGTAAAAATGCTCTTCTCTTCTACAGAGCCCTCTAagtttgtttgaaaacaaaaaaacacgCAGATCCTCACCAGTTAAATCTGTCTCATCAAGTAGTACAGGGAGTTTGTGCTGTGGCCAAGCACAACCACGTTAAGTTGATGTCTGCCTCACCTAGTGGGAATAGGGGATGTGCAGCTTTGCACTGCATGTGGTATAAATGTTCAGGTAAGCCACTGCACTCCTTGCCCAGAATACTGTTCATCACTCAGAAAGAGGCCACGttcagttttttccttccttacatCACATGGAGCAACATTAGCTGGGGGGATGTGCAGGATGGCCCATTTGTGTAATGATGGTAAAACAGCATGCCATTTGTAATGGACTTTCTATGGTCTTTGAACAAGACAGTGACTCTGAGTGGTCTATTCACTGCCAGGAAAGTGTTTCTTGGAGTGGCTGTGAGGGCAGTGACCTTCACAGAGGAGTATCTAAGCATGCTGGGCTTGAGAAGGAacaagtatatatatgtatatatacttgtatgtatatatacttgTATGTATTATTTCAGTacaaagaagaatga
This region of Coturnix japonica isolate 7356 chromosome 4, Coturnix japonica 2.1, whole genome shotgun sequence genomic DNA includes:
- the TLR3 gene encoding toll-like receptor 3 — encoded protein: MQHTALPAAAPRRSPLSLSLLLPAPGGRTSRFSCISTLRTHAGRGEARRDKIMGCSILCWNSLSFRLVSVCLLCASAGKPCQIRNTMADCSHLKLTQIPSDLPNNITGLDISHNQLKKLVPENLTQYSNLTYLNAGYNIISKLQPGLCKKLPLLQILKLEHNQLHELPDGVFASCSSLTELNLGYNIIEVKNEPFKTLENLNILDLSHNHLESANLGLQQQLKNLRELVLYSNRITELKKEDLKFLSNTSLNSLDLSSNPLKEFHIGCLHVIGNLFGLILNNVELGENHTRKLCTELSNTAIQNLSLSHVKLSHINRLTLQGLQGTNLTVLNLSKNSLSVIEDDSFQWLSNLEYLNLEDNNIIKVSSHLFYGLSSIKYLNLKKSLTGKIEDFSFQSLYHLEYLIMDNNNFPQITTNTFTGLKNLKYLSLYNCNINLQRITNKTFVSLANSSLQVLNLTKTRISRIESGAFSSLGQLKILDLGLNEINQELTGHEFEGLNNIEYIYLSYNKNVTLRSESFIFVPSLKQLMLRKVGCNNLAISPSPFHPLRNLTVLDISNNNIANIKEDLLDGLYKLSILDLQHNNLARLWKHANPGGPVLFLKDLPNLHILNLKSNGFDEIPVHVFKGLHQLKNLDLGSNNLNLLPATLFDNQNSLNTLNLQKNLITSVEEDVFGPAFKSLRRLEMDSNPFDCTCESIAWFASWLNVTQAYIPGLQTQYICNTPPKYHSTLVLHFDTSACKDSAPFKLLFVITTTVVMQFIFFVLLIHFEGWRIAFYWNISINRILGFKELDRLQEEFDYDAYVIHARKDTNWVLKNFTSLEENEQFQVKFCLEERDFEAGISEFEAIINCIRKSRKIIFIVTEHLLQDPWCRKFKVHHALQQAIEQSRDSIILIFLHNIQDYKLNHALCLRRGMFRSRCILNWPVQKERINAFHQQLMMALKSNSKVH